Proteins from one Impatiens glandulifera chromosome 2, dImpGla2.1, whole genome shotgun sequence genomic window:
- the LOC124924567 gene encoding uncharacterized abhydrolase domain-containing protein DDB_G0269086-like, translated as MDRYAIVKPRARLQKLTVRIQKLTERYVAGTPKAKLQLLMLEMLEVWKGEFLDEIKQIDAVRDQQNTPHSPALETDDGNRGATPPLGDPVINETDERTGTPFTEQLETDQPGVSEPGVTEERVKSLIQEFAESTVQPLETKVKKAMRQTLLFAEKTMNDLIKAENRITKIEADYRDDTILRNDHLKRTEDLEEKTSRMLTEVDEDLGRSSTEAASTLKRVISLEEKNASLEDRNTQLEADLKALTEQVNELIKAKINADTAVVEANARAAKEVQDALDEEARKEKEALQLTEEEIAERERIIVAKYPGLAKSIAVQAAKDAERLNNERQRLDEFATAHKKKKAASSSSVPAKRKRKTSSRKAEVAGLLERITETVIETQPNPAIHTEDEEEEHLEPRFTRQRVSNTVPISTGGQPQAEGSSSRPDEEEPIDDMMDCFRFSESE; from the exons atggaccgaTACGCTATCGTGAAACCccgtgctcggctacaaaagtTAACCGTACGCATACAAAAGCTTACAGAAAGGTATGTGGCGGGAACACCGAAGGCCAAGTTACAACTCTTAATGCTGGAAATGCTTGAAGTGTGGAAAGGAGAATTCCTTGACGAAATCAAGCAGATTGACGCGGTGCGCGACCAGCAAAACACACCGCATTCTCCAGCTCTTGAGACCGATGACGGTAATCGAGGTGCAACACCTCCTCTGGGGGATCCGGTAATAAACGAAACCGACGAAAGGACGGGGACTCCTTTCACCGAGCAACTTGAAACTGATCAACCTGGGGTTTCCGAACCGGGCGTCacagaagaaagggtcaagtcccttattcaagagtttgcagaATCAACGGTTCAACCATTGGAGACGAAAGTCAAGAAAGCCATGCGCCAAACACTCTTGTTCGCCGAAAAGACGATGAATGATCTTATTAAGGCTGAGAACCGGATCACAAAAATCGAAGCCGACTACCGGGACGACACTATTCTGCGCAACGATCATCTTAAGCGAACCGAGGACTTGGAAGAAAAGACCTCAAGGATG CTCACAGAGGTCGATGAAGACCTTGGGCGGTCAAGCACCGAAGCCGCTTCCACACTAAAAAGAGTGATCAGCCTCGAGGAGAAGAATGCAAGTCTTGAGGACAGAAATACTCAACTcgaagccgacctcaaggcgctaACCGAACAGGTAAACGAATTAATCAAGGCCAAGATTAATGCTGATACAGCGGTTGTAGAGGCAAacgcccgagcggctaaggaagtTCAAGACGCGCTAGACGAAGAAGCGCGGAAAGAAAAGGAGGCTCTGCAATTAACCGAAGAGGAAATAGCCGAACGGGAACGAATCATAGTGGCTAAGTATCCGGGACTTGCAAAGTCCATAGCAGTTCAAGCGGCCAaggatgcagagcggttaaatAATGAAAGACAGAGACTTGATGAATTTGCAACCgctcacaagaagaaaaaggcagcttcctcctcttcggttccggcaaaacGAAAAAGGAAAACATCATCAAGGAAGGCTGAGGTAGCCGGGCTGCTGGAAAGGATCACCGAAACCGTTATTGAAACTCAACCGAATCCAGCCATACACACcgaggatgaagaagaagagcatcTCGAGCCGCGGTTTACAAGACAGCGAGTCTCCAATACGGTTCCAATTAGCACGGGCGGTCAACCGCAAGCTGAAGGTTCATCTTCAAGACCGGATGAGGAAGAACCAATCGATGATATGATGGACTGCTTCAGATTCTCCGAATCAGAATAG